The region TTCGTGGCAGTTGCAGATCCCCAGTCGCAGAAGGTGCAGGAAAACGGACAGCCGCGATTGGTTTCAATGGGAGCCATCCATTCGCTATTCGGATTCGCCGCGAGCAGCGGATCAAAAACGCCGCTGGCATAAACAGGTGGAATAACTCCCAGATCCTCGATCCGGGGCCCTTTCGGATGATGGATGAAGCGGCCGTCCTTATTCAGAAAGCTGATTGATGGAATTTCACTCCAGTCATTCGATGGAAACGCTTCCAGCAGGCGGAGAAAGATGCGTTCTCCTTCACCATGTACCGCAACATTGACGAATGGGTTTTCACGCAGGAAATCCTCTGCCCGATCGGGCACCTGCGGTCCGCCGAACATGATGAAAACGTTGGGTTCCCGTTCTTTGAGAAGCCGGGCTATTTTCAGACTGTGACGGATGTTCCAGACATAAGTGCTGAAACCTGCGATATCCGCGCCCAGGAGTTCAGATACCGAGTCCTCGACCGACTGTCTTCGATGGAGAGGCAGCTTGAACTGATACCTGCCGGGGTCCGCCGCATGAGCCTGAGCGTAGACCTGGAGCAGGCCTGTCTGGTAAGGCAGCATTTCCCAGCCACGCGCCGATTCGGAACTTGTTTCCGACAGGTTGCCTTCGTTCAGACGTTCCAGATCGGGCCGCGCCCGGCCGAGGTTCATGGCGGTCGTGATGCAGATCAGGCTAACGGTTACCGGAAGACTCGCGGCCTCGTGCGTCAGTTTGTCCATGGGGGACCATCCTTTGTTCTGCGGTCAAGCTTCTGCTTCAGTGACTGGAAGGCTATGCTCAGTCACGGTTGAAGTCGTGTCAAGCGTATTCGTATATGCCAAAGGATAGAAATTGCATGAAAACCCAAAATGCCGGAATTTTTCCGTTGCGAGCCAGATGCCGCGGTCTCATAAGGTCGCCGTGCGGCCTATTTCCCGGGTGTCACCGGCGGGGGCGGCTGATTGAACTTCGCCGCGTCAATCGCTACATTGGTTTGCGCCGAAGTGAGCAGTACGTCGGAGCGGCCGTCCGTCCATGTCGTAATGACGTGGAACGGCAGCTTGACTCCAGTTCCGGCGGCATCCCGGTAATCACTGTAGTCGACCTGTATCGGCACGCGCCCGATGATCGTATCGGCATAGCCCACCTTCCGCACCAGCAGGCCGGACTGCATGTCGAAGTACAGCTTTATGGCAGAGCTTCCGCCGCTGGCGGTCCCCTGCACGACGACCACATCCTTATCGTCAATGCTGCTTGAACCTACCAGCGGTCTCGTTACGGCCTGTTTTATTCCCGCCGGAAAAGAGAGCACTGCGTCGAGCCGGAGGGCATCCAAGTCTCCGCCCGTATACCTGATCACGGGAAATGGTTTATCCATGGCCGGCGCCGCCATCCATCCGTTGATGCCGTCACAGGCCGTGGTCCGGTCTCCAGCGTCCGTATGGACAATCTGGGTGCGCTGATTTGGAGCCTTGACATAAATGTCCACCGGCGCTTTCGGTTCCGCATACCCCTGGTATGTGCCTTTGAAGACGATGCTGGTGATGGCGGCTGCCTTCTGCGCTCCTCCGACCGCCTGGAGATACTTGTCAAAGATCTGATCGGCGGAAGGCGCCCCGGGCGTTTGCCGGCGGATCTCGACTTCATTGGGATCGGGGTCGGGCGGCTCGCCGTACTGCTCCGCCAACCTCGGCGTGATCTTGGGGGCGCCCTGGAGATTGCGATGACATGTATAGCAGGTCACGACCCGCGCTCCCCCGAAATTCGTCCGATTGATCTCCTGAACCATCAGAATCATTTTGCGCGCAGTTTGCTTACGGGGAGTGTCCTGGGCATAGGTGCTCCAGTCGCCTTCCGCCTTCGTTTCGACATGGCAGTCAATACAGTTATAGTTCGTGGCTGCGGAAATGAACCCCATCGTGTTCATGAACTCATCGACAGGAATTCCTTTGAGCACGGTAACGTTCTTGAAGGCCTGTTCCGACATGAGCTGCCCTGCAGGGGCAGCTTGACCCGCGGCGGGTGTACTGCTCAGCAGCCGGAAAGCCATCGCCACCAGTGCCGCGAGTGCCAGAGCCCGCACCCCGACTTGTCTCATTTACTTCTTGCCCTCCCCGCCGATTCCGTCCAGGGGCCGTCCTTGCCAGAACTTCTGCTCAATCGAATAGACACAATATTCTTCCCGCATGTCCCCGTATGCCGTGCCGTCCGCCCTCTTCCCCCAGAGACCCTTCTGGACTTGCTGTGAGGAGTTCAACAGCTTCAACACCTTCTTGCCACTCCAGGGGCCCGTATATGCCTTCGGGTCGGTAAGCGTCATGCTGAATTCCAGATTGTCATGATCGATGCGCCGGTAGCGCTCCTCGATACGCATCTGGCCGCTGTGGATGGAACCGTAGGGATCGATCCAGCTTCGCTCATCGTAACCGGAAGATTCGACCACAAGGGTGTCTCCATCCCAGTGGGCGGTCGCATATCCGTACCAACGCGGCTTTGCTTCGGGCCCAGGCAGCTTGCGCCCGTCCGTCCAAAGGTCGCGCCATACGCGGTCGCGTTCGAAGAACTCCACGAATTCGTTAT is a window of Terriglobia bacterium DNA encoding:
- a CDS encoding cobalamin-dependent protein (Presence of a B(12) (cobalamin)-binding domain implies dependence on cobalamin itself, in one of its several forms, or in some unusual lineages, dependence on a cobalamin-like analog.) is translated as MDKLTHEAASLPVTVSLICITTAMNLGRARPDLERLNEGNLSETSSESARGWEMLPYQTGLLQVYAQAHAADPGRYQFKLPLHRRQSVEDSVSELLGADIAGFSTYVWNIRHSLKIARLLKEREPNVFIMFGGPQVPDRAEDFLRENPFVNVAVHGEGERIFLRLLEAFPSNDWSEIPSISFLNKDGRFIHHPKGPRIEDLGVIPPVYASGVFDPLLAANPNSEWMAPIETNRGCPFSCTFCDWGSATAT
- a CDS encoding photosynthetic reaction center cytochrome c subunit family protein gives rise to the protein MRQVGVRALALAALVAMAFRLLSSTPAAGQAAPAGQLMSEQAFKNVTVLKGIPVDEFMNTMGFISAATNYNCIDCHVETKAEGDWSTYAQDTPRKQTARKMILMVQEINRTNFGGARVVTCYTCHRNLQGAPKITPRLAEQYGEPPDPDPNEVEIRRQTPGAPSADQIFDKYLQAVGGAQKAAAITSIVFKGTYQGYAEPKAPVDIYVKAPNQRTQIVHTDAGDRTTACDGINGWMAAPAMDKPFPVIRYTGGDLDALRLDAVLSFPAGIKQAVTRPLVGSSSIDDKDVVVVQGTASGGSSAIKLYFDMQSGLLVRKVGYADTIIGRVPIQVDYSDYRDAAGTGVKLPFHVITTWTDGRSDVLLTSAQTNVAIDAAKFNQPPPPVTPGK